The nucleotide window AAATCTTTGTGTACTTACCTATTTTTTCCCTGGTCTATATGAAAGAGATTTTTGGAACATAATGAATATTACAAATGCTATGTATTTCCAAGCAATTACTGAGGTTGATTCATTGGTAGGTGTTGATAGTACATTCGCACAAAATATAATAATTAATGAAAGCTTCATTAATCCTGATCTTCCATACGTTGAAGGTGATATATTCCTGTATTATGGGCGTACCGCAGGGATTACCCTGAGTTTCCCGCAATCTATGAAGTAAATAACAGACCTTTTAAAGCAGTAATAGATTTACTTAACTTTTGTTCCAACTTTGAATTATTAAAACAATTACTTATTTATTTTGGATTGACGGTTATTCCTGTTGAATTAACTTCATTCACTGCTTCTGATTCCGAGAATGAATCAAAATTAGAATGGACAACAGCCACCGAAATAAACAATCAGGGATTTGAGGTTCAGAGAAAAACATCTGTTGGAGATTTTGCAGCAGTCGGATTTATTGAAGGAAAAGGGACAACTACCGAACAGCACAATTATTCTTTTATTGATAAAAGTCTTTCTGAAGGAAAATATTCTTACAGACTAAAACAAATTGATTTTGACGGTAGCTTTGAATATTCAAAAACAATTGAAGTTGAAATTCATAACCCATTAAAATTTTCCCTCTCCCAAAACTACCCCAACCCGTTTAATCCAAGTACAAAGATAAGTTGGCAGTCGCCTGTAGCTGGTTGGCAAACACTGAAAATATATGATGTGCTTGGGAATCTTGTAACGACTTTAGTAGATGAATATAAACCGGCGGGAAGTTATGAAGTTGAATTCAAGTCCACAGTCGGCAGTCATCAGTTGGCAAATGGTGTTTATTTCTACCAACTTAGAACAGGTGATTTTGTTGAAACTAAGAAGATGATTCTTTTAAAATAATTTTATGTTTGATGGAGCTTTTTTTAAGTTAAGTCAGTTGAAGTAAAAATAGTTTAAGAATAATATCAAAGGTCAAACAAAATGAAGGCAAAACAAATACTCCTATTAATGCTTGCTGCAATATTTCTGATCATCATACTTCAAAATACGGAAGACATACTGGTTACATTTTTCTTCTGGTCAGTCACACTTCCTAAGATTGTCGTTTTAATTATAGCCGCATTGATAGGATTTGTTTCGGGCATTCTTATTTTTAGCATCACCACGAAAAGAAAATTAAAAGCAAAAGAACTTGAACAAAAAGAAGTTGGATGATTTTATTTGTTACAGTATAGAAGGACTTTTAGAATAGTGGAATAATTAATTAACGCTTCCTTTCTTGCTTATTCATTAAAAAAGTACTAAGTTTGTACTTAAAGTTCGCCCTAATTAGGGCGATTTTTGTTTCTATGGATTTATTAAAACAAAAGATAGCTCGGATTGCAAAAGATACTTCGGAGCGAAACAATTTATTCCTTATAGATTTAATTCTACGTGGAAATGAAAGCAAGCGCATCATCGAAGTTTACATTGACGGAGAAGTAATTGTTACAGCCGATACTCTTGCTGCTATCAGCCGCGAAATAGATGACCGAATTTATAAGGAAGAGTTAATCTCCGGCAGTTACAGGCTGGACGTTTCAACTCCCGGAGTTGAACGACCGCTAAAATATCTTCAGCAATATGTGAAACACATTGGCAGAAAAATGCAGATGAAAGTAAATCTTAATGGCGGAGAAAAAGAATTCACAGGCAAACTTTTGCGAATTGAAGAGAGCAACCTTTTTTTTGAAATTGAAAATGTAGAATCATTAATTAAATTTGAACAAATAATTTCAGCTAAAGTAATAATTAGTTTTAGATAGAGGAGAACGATAAAATGAATTACGATATTGTCGAATCCTTTTCTCAGATGGTTCGAGAAAAAGGTATTGATAAAGACGTATTAGGCGGAATTCTGGAAGAGATCTTCGGATTGCTTGTAAGAAAAAAATACGGTGAAGAAGCACGCTACGATGTAGTAGTTAATATGGATAAAGGCGACATAGAAATATTTCTCGAACGTGAAATAGTCGAATCTGTCACCGATCCTAACACGCAAATAAGCATAGGTGAAATAAATCAGCGTGGAAATGATGATGGTCTTGAACCCGGCGAAGACTTTGTAGAGAAAATCGAGCTGTCAACTTTAGGCAGAAGATTAATTGTACTTGCAAAGCAATCGCTCAATCAAAAAATACGCGACCTTGAAAAAGAAATTATATACAATGAATATAACGAACTGCTTAATGAAATAGTCGTCGGTGATATTTATCAAATAAGAAGAAACGATGTACTTGTTAATCACAATAAAAATGAGTTACTTCTTCCAAGAAGCGAACAAATACCTTTTGAAAGATATAAAAAAGGTGAAACCATCCGTGCAGTTGTTAAGGAAGTTCGAAAAGGACCCAATGGACCTCAAATAATAATCTCGCGTACTGATAATTTATTTTTAAGAAGATTATTCGAAATTGAAGTGCCTGAAATTTATGACGGAATTATTGAGATAAAATCAATTGCCCGCGAGCCGGGTGAAAGAGCAAAAGTTGCAGTAGAATCACGCGACGCACGAATAGATGCCGTCGGTGCTTGTGTTGGTATGAAGGGGGTAAGGATCCACGCAATAGTAAGAGAACTTAACAATGAAAATATTGATGTTGTAAACTATGCAGAAGATCCTGCTGTTTATATTCAACGCGCCCTCTCTCCATCAAAAATTAAAAAAGTAGAAATTGATGAAGCAAATAAAAAAGCAATCGTATCGGCAGACAGCGATCAGGTTTCACTAATAGTTGGCAGAAATGGTGTTAATATCAGATTGGCAATAAAGTTGACAGGATATGAAATAGACATTCTTCGTGAACAAAAACCCTACGATGAATATGATGAAGATATCGAACTTATTGATCTCAAAGAAGAACTCGGCAATGATGTTTATGAATTATTAATTAATAATCGTTATGATACCGCTCTCGAAGTCTTAACTGCAGGTCCTGAAAAACTTAAAGAAATTGAAGGACTTGAAGAAGATAAGATCAAAGAAATTATCGAGATAATTAAATCACAATTTGAAGAAGAAGAATAGTACAAGACTGGCTTTCTAATTATGACCGAACCAAAAAGTAAAAAAATAAGAATCTATAAACTTGCATCTGAGTATAATCTCTCGGCAGAAGCTATTGTTGAATTTCTTCAAAAGAAAGACTATGAAGTAAAAAATCATATGTCCCTTCTTACTGAAGAAATGATTACGGAAGTAAGTAACCATTTTAAAAAAGATATTGAGAAAGCAGAAAAGCACTATCAAAAGTTAGCTGAATTCAATAAGAAACGTAAAGACAAAACTGAAGAAGAAGCTGAAAAGGAAAAAGCAAAAACATCAAAAGTTTCTTCCGAACCTGTGATTGAAAAAGTTGAAAAGGAAACAGCATCAACAATAACCGCTCCGTCTCCTGAAATCAAGACCGAAGTCGAAATAAAAATTCCCGTTGTCGAGCAGCTTATTGAAGAAGTTTTAACTGATGAAATAGAAATCAAAAAACCAGAAGTTGAGACACCTATTCAATCGGAGGTTGAAGAAACTGTTTCAATCCCCAAAGAAGCGGGACCTAAAAAGAAAGCGTTTGTTTCCCCAAAAGATATAGAAGGTTTAAAAAGAAAAGGATTGAAAGTAGTTGGCAAGATGGACCTCAAATCCGGGAAATTAAAGAAGCCGGAAGTTGATGAAGTTGCACCTGAGCCTAAAATTGTAAAAGAGGAAATAAAATTAGACGAACAGGAAACTTTAAAGAAAAAGAAAAAGCCAAGAACGAAGAAAAAAGCAGACGAAGTTCCGAAAGTTGAGGAAACTCCCGCTACAAAGAAAAAGAAAAGAATTAAGCGATTTGAAGTAGATCAAAAAGAAGTTACAGATGCAATCCGAAAAACTCTTATCAGTATGGATGAAACAGGTTTGTCGCAAAGAGCATTATCAAGAAAACGAAAAAGAAAAGAAAGAGAAGAACAGGAAGATATAAAAGAAGAGAAAAGAATACACGATAAAAGCATTCTTAGAGTAACTGAATATATTGCGGTTAATGAGCTTGCTAATCTAATGGAAGTAAACGTAAGTGACGTTATAGCCAAGTGCATCGAACTCGGATTAATGGTTTCTATAAATCAAAGACTGGATGTTGATACAATCACGCTTGTAGCCGATGAATTCGGTTTTCAAATTGAATTTCAGGAAGAATATACTTCAGAAGAATTGGAAGATGAAGTTGATAAACCTGAAACTCTTAAATTCCGTTCGCCGGTTGTAACTGTTATGGGGCATGTTGATCATGGAAAGACTTCACTGCTTGATTATATAAGAAGAGCTAACGTAGTTGCCGGAGAATCAGGCGGGATAACACAGCACATTGGAGCATATCGCGTTGATGTTGGCAATGGAAAATTTATCACATTTCTCGATACTCCCGGTCACGAAGCATTTACTGCTATGCGTGCAAGGGGTGCACAATTGACTGATATAGTAGTTTTAGTAATAGCTGCTGATGATGCAGTGATGCCGCAAACTATCGAAGCCATTAATCATGCGCAGGCAGCTTCCGTTCCAATTGTAATTGCTATAAATAAAATAGATAAACCCGGGGCTAACCCGGATAGGATCAGGCAGCAGCTTGCTGACAGAAATATTCTTGTTGAAGATTGGGGCGGTAAATATCAATGTATTGAATTATCTGCCAAAAGCGGATTAAAAGTTGACGTACTGCTTGAAAAAATTCTTCTTGAATCTGAACTCCTCGATTTAAAAGCAAACCCGGATAGGCACGCCCGGGGTGTAGTTGTTGAATCCGAACTTGACAAAGGCAGGGGTATAACTTCAACAATATTGATTCAGAAAGGTACTTTAAGAATTGGCGATCCGTTTGTAGCGGGGATTCATTTTGGAAAAGTACGTGCAATGTTCGATGAAAGAGGCAATAAAGTTACAGAGGCTCCTCCTTCAACTCCTGTGCAAACACTGGGCTTCGAAGGTCCTCCTCAAGCCGGTGATTCTTTCATCGTAGTTGATTCAGAAAGAACTGCGCGTGCAATCAGCAATCGCAGACAGCAGCTAAAACGTGAGATTGACCAAAAGCAGGTTCACCACATCACACTTGATGAAATCTCAGATCAAATCAGCATAGGGGGAGTTAAAGAACTCGCCCTTATTGTTAAAGGTGATGTTGATGGTTCGGTTGAAGCGTTATCTGATTCTCTGATGAAACTTTCTACCCAGGAAGTAATTGTTCGGGTTATTCATAAAGGCGTCGGCGGTATTTCCGAAAACGATGTTCTGCTTGCATCAGCTTCAAATGCTATCATTATTGGCTTCCATGTTAGACCAAACTTGAATGCCCGAAGATTAGCTGAAAATCAAAAAGTGGATATCAGACTTTACAGCGTAATCTATAATGCAATCAATGAGGTTAAATCGGCTCTCGAAGGGTTGCTATCTCCAATACTTTCTGAAGAGGTTACTTCTACAGTAGAAGTGAGAGAAACTTTCAAAGTTCCCAAAGTTGGAACTGTTGCGGGTTGTTATGTGCAGGAAGGGAAGCTTCAAAGATCAAATAAAATCAGACTGCTGCGCGAAGGTATCGTTATCTTTGAAGGTGAAA belongs to Ignavibacteriales bacterium and includes:
- a CDS encoding LapA family protein; amino-acid sequence: MKAKQILLLMLAAIFLIIILQNTEDILVTFFFWSVTLPKIVVLIIAALIGFVSGILIFSITTKRKLKAKELEQKEVG
- a CDS encoding T9SS type A sorting domain-containing protein; the protein is MTVIPVELTSFTASDSENESKLEWTTATEINNQGFEVQRKTSVGDFAAVGFIEGKGTTTEQHNYSFIDKSLSEGKYSYRLKQIDFDGSFEYSKTIEVEIHNPLKFSLSQNYPNPFNPSTKISWQSPVAGWQTLKIYDVLGNLVTTLVDEYKPAGSYEVEFKSTVGSHQLANGVYFYQLRTGDFVETKKMILLK
- the nusA gene encoding transcription termination factor NusA; translated protein: MNYDIVESFSQMVREKGIDKDVLGGILEEIFGLLVRKKYGEEARYDVVVNMDKGDIEIFLEREIVESVTDPNTQISIGEINQRGNDDGLEPGEDFVEKIELSTLGRRLIVLAKQSLNQKIRDLEKEIIYNEYNELLNEIVVGDIYQIRRNDVLVNHNKNELLLPRSEQIPFERYKKGETIRAVVKEVRKGPNGPQIIISRTDNLFLRRLFEIEVPEIYDGIIEIKSIAREPGERAKVAVESRDARIDAVGACVGMKGVRIHAIVRELNNENIDVVNYAEDPAVYIQRALSPSKIKKVEIDEANKKAIVSADSDQVSLIVGRNGVNIRLAIKLTGYEIDILREQKPYDEYDEDIELIDLKEELGNDVYELLINNRYDTALEVLTAGPEKLKEIEGLEEDKIKEIIEIIKSQFEEEE
- the infB gene encoding translation initiation factor IF-2, with protein sequence MTEPKSKKIRIYKLASEYNLSAEAIVEFLQKKDYEVKNHMSLLTEEMITEVSNHFKKDIEKAEKHYQKLAEFNKKRKDKTEEEAEKEKAKTSKVSSEPVIEKVEKETASTITAPSPEIKTEVEIKIPVVEQLIEEVLTDEIEIKKPEVETPIQSEVEETVSIPKEAGPKKKAFVSPKDIEGLKRKGLKVVGKMDLKSGKLKKPEVDEVAPEPKIVKEEIKLDEQETLKKKKKPRTKKKADEVPKVEETPATKKKKRIKRFEVDQKEVTDAIRKTLISMDETGLSQRALSRKRKRKEREEQEDIKEEKRIHDKSILRVTEYIAVNELANLMEVNVSDVIAKCIELGLMVSINQRLDVDTITLVADEFGFQIEFQEEYTSEELEDEVDKPETLKFRSPVVTVMGHVDHGKTSLLDYIRRANVVAGESGGITQHIGAYRVDVGNGKFITFLDTPGHEAFTAMRARGAQLTDIVVLVIAADDAVMPQTIEAINHAQAASVPIVIAINKIDKPGANPDRIRQQLADRNILVEDWGGKYQCIELSAKSGLKVDVLLEKILLESELLDLKANPDRHARGVVVESELDKGRGITSTILIQKGTLRIGDPFVAGIHFGKVRAMFDERGNKVTEAPPSTPVQTLGFEGPPQAGDSFIVVDSERTARAISNRRQQLKREIDQKQVHHITLDEISDQISIGGVKELALIVKGDVDGSVEALSDSLMKLSTQEVIVRVIHKGVGGISENDVLLASASNAIIIGFHVRPNLNARRLAENQKVDIRLYSVIYNAINEVKSALEGLLSPILSEEVTSTVEVRETFKVPKVGTVAGCYVQEGKLQRSNKIRLLREGIVIFEGEIDNLKRFKDDVREVEAGYECGLNIRNYNDLKIGDIIESFKIIETKKKLS